The genome window AGTTTGCTCAGAGGAATCATTGCACCTTGTGTTGAGCGCACATACAGCTTGTCAATGTCGTCAGCATTAGCTCGAAATTGCCGGTCAGCTTGGACATAAACACGATAGGTGCGGGTGAAAGCATTGAAGTCGTTGACATACTGCGATCCCAAGAAGATCTGCAAGGTCGTGAAGATCTCATTAATGGGAACTTGCAAGGCTCTAGCCTGGTCACGCTTTACTTCCACTAACAACTGCGGTGCGCTTGCGGTGTAGGTGCTAAAGACGTTTTGTAACTCGGGTGCTTCACTGGCCCGACTGACCAACTCATTTTTGGCCTGCACCATAGCCGGTATGCCATTGTTGCCTTGGTCTTGAAGCTGAAAAGTGAAACCCCCGACCGTACCCAGGCCCTGAATGGTAGGGAAATTAACCGAAATAATACGGGCTTCAGAGATGGCCGATAAGGGCTCTCGTATCCTTTCCAAAACAGCGAGGGCGGAATGTTCGTGTCCCTCGCGTTCACTCCAGGGCTTGAGCGGCACGTAGGAGAAGGCACTGTTAGCCGTATTGCCACTGGCTCCAAAGCCACCCAAAGTAAAAGTTCCGGCAACTTCAGGCAGGTCCAGCACGACATCTTCCAACTGGTCAATCACTTGACTGGTGTAGTTGATCGAACTTCCCTCTGGTCCCTGCACAATATTGATGAGCAAGCCTTGGTCTTCTTCCGGCAGGAATCCTGTAGGAACACTGGTGTAAATCCAGGCGGTTAGGCCCAGAGAGGCTACAAACAATGCCAGCACTACATATTTGAAACCATTGAGAAATTCCAGCGATTGCCGATAGCTTCGGCGCATCCAATCGAGAAAACGATTAATTGCCGCAAATACTTTGCCCACTAGACCGCTGCTTTCAGGCTGTTTTCGCAGCAGGAGGGCTGCAAGGGCAGGCGCAAGCGTCAGAGCTAGAAAGGTGGATAGCGCAATCGAAAAGGCGATGGTCAGGGCGAATTGTTTGTAGAGTTGGCCTGTCGTACCAGGGAAGAACGCAACGGGAATAAACACCGCCATCAACACCAGGGAAGTTGCAATGACCGCCCCAAACAGCTCCCGCATTGCCTCAGACGCTGCTCGACGCGCCGTTAATCCCTCTTCTTGAATCAGGCGAGCGACGTCTTCGACCACAATGATCGCATCGTCCACCACTAGGCCTGTGGCCAGCGTGATCCCAAACAAGGTCAGACTGTTCAGCGAGAACCCGAACACTTTCACAAACGCGAAAGTGCCGACTAGCGAGACTGGAATGGTGATGATGGGAATTAATGTGGCACGCCAGTCCTGCAGAAACACAAAGATAACCAAGACGACTAGAAAGATAGCCTCATAGAGGGTCTTGAGCACTTCATGCTGAGACTCTTCGACAAACAGCGTCGGGTCGTAGGGAATCTCGTAGGTTAAGCCTGGGGGAAAAGACTGCGCCAATTCCTCCATTTTTGCTTTGATCGCGGTCGCGGTTTCTAATGCATTGCTACCTGGCAGTTGCACAACCCGAAAGCCGACGGCACTTTGCCCACTGTAGCGAGCAAAGGTGTTGTAGTTCTCAGCGCCTAGTTCAGCCCGTCCCACATCTTGCAGCTTGACTAACGTGCCGTCTGGTTCCGCTTTAAGAATCAGTTCGTTAAACTCGTTCACCTCTCGCAGCCGACCCACCGCTTGCAGGTCAATCTGATACATCTGCCCATCTACGGTGGGCGCTTGGCCAATTCGTCCAATGCCCAGCTGTAAGTTTTGTTCATTGAGGGCATTGGCGACATCTAGCGCAGTCAGTTCTCGACTGGCGAGCTTATTGGGATCAAGCCATAAACGCATGGCATAGCGACGCTCCCCATTGACCTGAATGTCGCCAACCCCCTTAATGCGCTTGAGGGTATCGAGAACGTATAGGTCAGCGTAGTTACTGATGAACTCGTT of Leptolyngbya sp. FACHB-261 contains these proteins:
- a CDS encoding efflux RND transporter permease subunit — protein: MFSETFIKRPVLAAVFAIIITLVGAIAIPTLPVEQYPDISPVQVVVSATYTGASAQVVEETVTTVLERQINGVEGLKYMSSNSSNDGTSTITITFDQGYDQDIAAVDVQNRASIAEPQLPEDVRRVGVTVRKQSSATVVGMGIFSEDGRYDNEFISNYADLYVLDTLKRIKGVGDIQVNGERRYAMRLWLDPNKLASRELTALDVANALNEQNLQLGIGRIGQAPTVDGQMYQIDLQAVGRLREVNEFNELILKAEPDGTLVKLQDVGRAELGAENYNTFARYSGQSAVGFRVVQLPGSNALETATAIKAKMEELAQSFPPGLTYEIPYDPTLFVEESQHEVLKTLYEAIFLVVLVIFVFLQDWRATLIPIITIPVSLVGTFAFVKVFGFSLNSLTLFGITLATGLVVDDAIIVVEDVARLIQEEGLTARRAASEAMRELFGAVIATSLVLMAVFIPVAFFPGTTGQLYKQFALTIAFSIALSTFLALTLAPALAALLLRKQPESSGLVGKVFAAINRFLDWMRRSYRQSLEFLNGFKYVVLALFVASLGLTAWIYTSVPTGFLPEEDQGLLINIVQGPEGSSINYTSQVIDQLEDVVLDLPEVAGTFTLGGFGASGNTANSAFSYVPLKPWSEREGHEHSALAVLERIREPLSAISEARIISVNFPTIQGLGTVGGFTFQLQDQGNNGIPAMVQAKNELVSRASEAPELQNVFSTYTASAPQLLVEVKRDQARALQVPINEIFTTLQIFLGSQYVNDFNAFTRTYRVYVQADRQFRANADDIDKLYVRSTQGAMIPLSKLVSVTPATGPQVINHYNLYRSIEINGSPAPGFSSGQAIQAMERIAAEVLPDSMGFEWSGLSLEELSSGGQAPFIFGLGLLFVFLVLAGQYENFIDPITIMLSVPLAVLGAMLAQSARGLPNDVYCQVGLVMLIGLASKNAILIVEFANQLREQGLSLVKAAIEASESRLRPILMTALSFIFGIVPLVIAEGAGSASRISLGTAVMGGMVVSTFLSLFVVPILYIIIGNLRDQFTRRWTNGKTPEPTAPEVEPQPVEQENPR